TTTGTACCTAATTTAAACGTTTTTTGTTCtcgaaaaagctgagaaaaagaaGTAAAACACTTATTTTGGGCTTGTGTTTGACGTTATACCACAGCTCTTCCAATAGAACATTTTGTACACCtgaagcaatacctactattactttagTATTGCCTAAAGCCCATGTTATACGAGCGCTTATGCCGCGGTGTTAACGCGGCGCTGGCAGCGCTGAATTAAGTTATACACAGCGTTGTTAGCGCGCACtataaaagtaacattgctAAGTCAATTTATCAGCGCTCGTATAACATGGaccttgaggtgcgtacagatttacgcatACACGCAAACACgtgcaattcattttttaacagctgtgccaagctttttatatctgtatctttttATATCCGTTTCTTtacgaatcagctgatggaaagtgaattgctcgtgcTCGCGGagcgtgaatctgtacgcacctgtttaccaaatttgaacattttctgtctattacttctttttaaaaccgagaaattcaattcaattcaattcgtttatttccacttggcatacaatacatgaacatatttatatttgaaattcgacaaaataagaatcacatttttacaaaaacagtacaaagaacatattgattgagtggaattcccccagtaagactatgcgtctgagattgggggacagttcctgcaagcagtattattcagaagttatatggtattatatttactataaattacaatatgtgtgattaaaattacaaaactaagaTTCAGATAACAGTAGGTGAATTATAAGTGATAACATAATAAGTGTTGGGTAGCTTGATATCTAGAGTGGGAGAGCAAGAGGACCCAGAAACCGgaggtaatttattgttttataagcctCTATTATATCAGAATTATGTTACGTTATGTTAGAATTATGTTACTCTATTATGTTACGTTAGAAAACGCAGAAATGTTCTTAAACGCTGGAAAACTCGCTTATTTTAGGTGTATCTTTTGCATTATTCCAAAGTCCTCCTATTACTACATTTTTActccctagctgagcttctgcaCTAAATTTggatattttctgttcatttgttctcgataaagctgagaaaactaaaaaaaaacgctgaaaataataatatacatcatTAGTTTTGGTTATTTTGATAAATGTGACGTTTGTTCAGATTTCTAGGTTTTAGATTTGagagttagaatatttattactACCAGCCAACTTCACACCAGCCCCAAGATTGACTTGaatgtttgaaaatattatagatcGTATTTACAAGGCTCTCTTGTTCATTGAAACAATAGAAGTTTTAGGAATTCatcaatatattaataatagaatCGGCATCCTTGAAGAAATATTTCCAAGAAAAAGGGACTGATCCAAGAAAGGGAGGGTCGTCATTTGGAAATGTTGAAGGGTTTTACAGAAATCAGGTTTTCCCTAACAATAAACTCTTGTTTTGTGACGCCTGCACAGGTGAACTGTATTGTCTGGCGATTACTCATCACAGGCCATAACACTGTGCCAAAATCCCCACTAAAGTGATTATTCAAAAGTTGTAGAGAGGATCCATGACTTTGACTAATGTGATTGACATAACAAACGTACCTGCGTCATTTTCTCCCTTAGAACTCTGAAAAATCAGAACAATATCGAGGAAATGTATCATTTTCAACGCTGTTCATTAAGGCCCGGAAGGGAGTAAAATTTTTAGTCTATGGCACGAACCAGTGTAGACCTAAAAACAGTGTAGGGCTAAAAACAGTACAGTTTTCTGAGTGAGAAGTGAGAGCGCTATGAGAGAGAGCGTTTGGGAGTGAAAATACAAAGCCATCAACCCTCCACACAAGTCTGCAGTTGACCGTAACCAATTGATTGTTGAAATGCCTGTCTATTGTCTGATGAATGACTGTCTGTCTAGTCTTCAGTGTGTTTGTGAAAAAATCTTTAGTAGCCTGGAGCTCCTAGAATTCTCATAGCGGCCAAAATTTAGTCTTCATTCTTGAAGCTTGTAAATGATTTTCACTAGAAATCATATTTCGACTATAAGCAGCAATAGTGTGAAAGTATAAACATATCCAGCTGAAACCTCAATACACTGATAATTCTAAACATTTcagttcaaatttataccttatatttgaataaaatacaattaatgtatttattaaatataagaCTTTCTGAACAGATTATtgcaaattattttatatttattttcacactttttatattgtataaatgcaatgataaataataactatttgattgattgaataatgaacaaagtttgaaattatatttattttacgcAGTGTGGCAAATTCCTACATTGATTTGGAAACAGTGAGaccaataagaaaaacaaaggtTGAAAATTGGTAAGGTTCTGAATAGTATATAACTATACCTTATCATGGAATATCATCGAATATATATAATTGAACTTACGAAAACTCGTATGTAGAAAGATTTAATACATTCTCCCATGAGTTACATTTCCATGTACTACATGGTATTTCCATCAATGAATCTATTGGTGGAAATATATGCAATGGAAAAAGGTATTTATAGCCTGATAtaataacaaagaattataatactAGTGAACTGTTGTATTACACCACTGTATGTGATGACATGATTTcttattgaagtgaattgaaatgcttattgaaatcaataaaacaattcatTTCCAAATTATACATTATCTAAGGTTTCTATTATCAGTGAAAGGTAATAcatctactgtaatgaaaagaGAATTTCAGAAGCAAAATAGATAATTTCTGttctatattaaaaactttacaaataaataatggatgaattccacataattattataacatcaacctataataaagattatcatgagaaataataatgcatattcatattatcaaaattcattacaatttcaagttctattttcaataaaatttacaaaggaaatgcagaaaatgtgtttttttttttaatttaacaaTAAATGGATAACATGTatgacttatttatttattggctATTATATAATCATATATTTACAAAAACTTCATACGGACTGATTCACtcagttttgtttttaattttttcgaGTTTATTCTGATttgctttttcaatttccttttcaATGTAGGGCGGGTTCCTTATGGGCATAGATCTACTATTCCTCGGATCTACAATTTCTGGCAGAAGGCAGTTCATatagaatttttccaatttggGAAACATTTTTGTTTCCCAAAAATTGCATTTCTAGCAATATTTGCAACTTTTATGCCTTTTGGTGTCCACAGCACAAAATAGCATAATTGCCGACCTGTCACTCTCAGCTGCCCTTGGACTTGGTAATAAAAATCATGGTTTTCATTTATGCCCCCTATTTCCCCATTCTTTTCAACCCTccaaaatgttacttttttatttctaatagCATCGTCTGGTGTCAGTTCTCTCGCAGATGATGGACACTTTATTTCCACTGTAGCATCACTACGCCTGACAATGAAGAGTAGTTGTTACGGTAGGATCTCTTACACCAGCTGCCGTCGGCGACAACAGTGATAAGAGGAGTGCCATTCTTATCTACGTCGCCGTGCTCCCTGGCCAGCCTCGCCTCCTCCTCTGCAGCATCTTTCATCGACATCTCCGATGTTGAAATCCAGCCTTTAGTAACTTAATTTTCATACTTGATATAAGTTTTGTTACTAATTGGAGGAATATTCATGATGGACAGCATCTCCTCCAGCTGAGCGTGGCCACCCCCCGTAGTCATTGTCCCACTCACTGCTGCCATATTTTTATCCCCATTCTAttgtctttcttcttctctgacCAAATAGTTCGTACAATATTGCACATTTTACACTTCATAATAAAACAACTTTTCAGTCCTACCCTTTTTTCCCCCACAACTTTCATATCTCTAAATGAACAATCGAAAGGACTATGATGATCCAAATGTTTTATTTGTTCAAGAAATTCATTGATATTGATGATGCTTCTTCCCAGcagctcttcttctttttcttctccaccaTTTTCATTTCTGTGTTCTACTAAGTTGTCCATAGATTCCTTTGCTTTCCtgaaataacaacaaaatttaTCTTAGTATGATAAACGTATTTTCAACACCTGATTAAACTTGtagcgtgaatgttgatgtggaacttttccataattgaagagacttgaaacgttgtcaaaaatccacttttattaaataaaatggatattttacaggagcatgctttcctgtgtgctcacacatcatcagctgtaagttacagtacAGTTGGGAAGTAGAAAGATTCCAACttaacaaaaacaaaagcaaaattaaaagaattaaaattaaaatcataaattaaaaatagaaatgataattactcagaatgatcaagtagctcttgcttttgtttttgttaaGTTGGAATCTTTCTACTTCCCAACTGTACTGTAACTTACatctgatgatgtgtgagcacataTTAGGGGAAACTATACAAGTTATATTTGCGTGTAGTCATATGGAACCAATATCTATTTGTAACAATTATACCAAGCTTCACGCAagactaaataataatagctGTAAGAAACCTTTTGGCGAGTACGAGACCCATAGATAGATATAGACTATAGATAGACTATAGATAGCCTATAGATAGACTATAGATAGACTATAGATACCTATAGTCTATATAGAGACTATAGAGATCTAAAGATAGACTCCATTGCAATTTCGTGTATACTGTATTGCTACCtatgatgaacaataatatGTGACAGGACAGGTTTTGGTTGCCGGTCAGTCACTGACTCCACTTCCACATCAAACCCTGAGACACACTGATCCGTCTCTCTTACTCTCATTGGAATATCCTCTCATTACAGTGTCCTACAGAGGGCGTATAGTATTTGACATTTTTTctcaggggttataaattttcagaaattatatgggctataataataatttttcagtgAGTGTTATGTAAGCCCACATTCCACGGGATTTTAAATGAATACATTGAACTGGATATTTGTCTTTATAGGTTTTTCTAATAGATGTTTTCTATAGTACATAAAAAATATCTCCCAATTACACGTGATAAAAGACTATGctaatgtaataaatattatacctTATGGATATTTCGATCTATTCGTATTTCGACCCCTTTCTCACGGATCACACCGATTCTGTAGGGATCTGTAGGGATTCTGTAGGGATTATTACTGTAGGGTTCTTTGAAATACTGCACTTGAAAATATGTCTAGTGAACTGTGAAGGTATTACAGATGTAATAACCAAGTGAACATTATAacatcaacaattttcaaacttACCTCTTTTCCTCCATGTATTTTTTCAATGCATCATTCAATCGCCGCTTTTTCCTTGGAGCTGACAAGCATTTTCGAGTCTTTCCCATAATTGATAACacgaaaatgaaaaaactataattattcacCAAGGACACAAATGAACACCACAAAACTGATCCTTTCTTGTTGCTCGTATTCAAAACACTAATGATTTCCTATTACTAGTCGACAAGGCGACAGAAGACAGTCGAAGTCACTTGAAAGACAAAATTCCTCAACTAGCTTACAAATGAACAATAGTGTTTTTCTACTCCCTcgctcacacacacaaactcactctctctctctctctctctctctctctctctctctctctctctctctctctctctctctctctctctctctctctctcagtagGTCTTTTCTACTAATCGGTCTATTTTGGGTGGAAGGTATAGAAATACAAACTTGTTATCCTGCTACCAGCCCTTCTGAGTAGAAAAGGAAGGTGATATCCCTCCTCTCCTaccctctctcttctctctagtGCTACCCTCCCTCGGAGAACGCCGGAA
The sequence above is drawn from the Nilaparvata lugens isolate BPH chromosome 2, ASM1435652v1, whole genome shotgun sequence genome and encodes:
- the LOC120350064 gene encoding uncharacterized protein LOC120350064, giving the protein MGKTRKCLSAPRKKRRLNDALKKYMEEKRKAKESMDNLVEHRNENGGEEKEEELLGRSIININEFLEQIKHLDHHSPFDCSFRDMKVVGEKRVGLKSCFIMKCKMCNIVRTIWSEKKKDNRMGIKIWQQ